The Bacillota bacterium genome includes a window with the following:
- a CDS encoding DHA2 family efflux MFS transporter permease subunit → MSRQDEPQVEKTRQNSSPAPGAQENEPEKPFPWAALFILVLGPFMGILDGSIVNVALPRMMAIFNVGTEDIQWVLTAYLLVSGVVVPVTGYLGDRFGFKRVYLITLTIFTVGSGLCAAAWSNNSLVFARVIQAIGGGMMMPISMAMLFRIIPRERMGMAMGMWGIAAMAAPAVGPTLGGYLVDAFSWRTVFTINLPVGAVAVFLSMMALQETSPNPKLKFDLLGFLLSTTGCFFLLLALSKGQDWGWSSYYIVSLLITACFLFIMFIIWELNFSEPMLDMRLLKNPVLAVSLISTSIMTVGLFAAIFLVPIYAQNLMGLTPMETGLMMMPMAIVSGIMMPLSGRLFDKIGAMPLGLVGVSILVVTTYHLHTISLDTSFRWLQVMLAVRAVGLGMIMMPLTTAGMNTVPPALTGRASALNNLARQISASFGVAFLTYIMVSRQKIHFSWMRDEVNWMSPVANGILERLAGIVGDTPVAAAITNLQLQRLAMVKAISDDFIIAAMMTVIVLPLMFFLSKGRVDRQREYEMGKFMAEQGSTLHRPG, encoded by the coding sequence ATGAGCCGGCAAGATGAACCCCAAGTGGAAAAGACAAGGCAGAATTCGTCCCCAGCACCGGGGGCGCAAGAAAATGAGCCGGAGAAACCATTTCCCTGGGCTGCATTATTTATACTGGTGCTTGGTCCGTTTATGGGTATCCTGGACGGGAGCATTGTAAATGTGGCCTTGCCCCGGATGATGGCAATTTTTAACGTAGGGACAGAGGACATTCAGTGGGTGCTTACGGCTTATTTGCTGGTATCGGGAGTGGTTGTGCCGGTTACGGGCTATCTGGGGGACCGCTTTGGCTTTAAAAGGGTATACCTGATTACATTGACAATATTTACTGTTGGTTCGGGATTGTGTGCTGCTGCCTGGAGTAATAATTCTCTGGTGTTTGCCAGGGTTATACAAGCCATAGGCGGCGGTATGATGATGCCTATAAGTATGGCTATGCTGTTTAGAATAATCCCGCGGGAGCGTATGGGTATGGCCATGGGTATGTGGGGCATTGCTGCCATGGCTGCTCCGGCAGTGGGCCCCACTCTGGGCGGATACCTGGTAGATGCATTTAGCTGGCGCACTGTTTTTACCATTAATCTGCCGGTGGGTGCCGTTGCCGTTTTCTTGTCCATGATGGCCTTGCAGGAAACCTCACCTAACCCTAAATTGAAGTTTGACCTGTTAGGCTTTCTTTTATCTACTACAGGTTGCTTTTTTCTGCTCCTGGCCCTTAGCAAAGGGCAGGATTGGGGGTGGAGTTCTTATTACATTGTAAGCCTTCTAATTACTGCTTGTTTTCTCTTTATTATGTTTATTATTTGGGAACTAAATTTTTCAGAACCGATGCTGGATATGCGGTTGTTAAAAAACCCCGTTTTAGCGGTCAGTCTGATCAGTACCAGCATAATGACGGTAGGGTTATTCGCCGCCATATTTCTAGTGCCCATTTATGCCCAGAATTTGATGGGTCTGACTCCCATGGAGACTGGTTTGATGATGATGCCTATGGCCATTGTCAGTGGAATTATGATGCCCTTAAGCGGGCGGCTGTTTGATAAGATAGGGGCCATGCCCCTGGGTCTAGTGGGAGTTTCCATATTAGTGGTGACCACTTATCATTTACATACTATTTCCCTGGATACAAGCTTTCGCTGGTTACAGGTAATGCTGGCTGTTAGGGCGGTAGGCCTGGGTATGATCATGATGCCTCTGACCACCGCCGGGATGAACACGGTGCCCCCGGCCCTTACGGGCCGTGCGTCGGCTTTGAATAATTTGGCACGACAGATTTCTGCTTCTTTTGGAGTTGCTTTTTTGACCTATATTATGGTTTCTCGGCAAAAAATTCATTTTTCTTGGATGCGGGACGAAGTTAACTGGATGTCACCGGTAGCAAACGGTATTTTGGAAAGGTTGGCCGGCATAGTTGGTGATACGCCGGTTGCAGCAGCAATTACTAATCTTCAGCTTCAACGCCTGGCAATGGTTAAAGCGATCAGTGATGACTTTATAATAGCTGCTATGATGACCGTAATCGTCCTGCCTTTAATGTTTTTCCTGAGTAAGGGGAGAGTTGACCGACAGCGAGAGTATGAAATGGGTAAATTCATGGCTGAGCAAGGAAGCACTTTACATAGGCCGGGTTAA
- a CDS encoding TRAP transporter substrate-binding protein translates to MLFVLVLLVAATGCSSNDSTGQSGAETIELKLAHFFPSTHPAETELVQPWAQAIEEATNGKVKITSYPGQTLLKADAVYDGVMDGVADMGLSCFAYTRGQFPALEAFELPGITYKNSKVASKVAWEGVKQLNPDEVQNTKLMMILTTGPGDLFTKVPVRNLEDVQGLTIRATGLSANTLEQIGATPVAMPQSEAYEALSKGVVQGNLGPVEVLKGWKNAEVTDYVTRTPFLYNTLFFVTMNLDRWNSLSPDIQQAIEEVNKEYFEKVAMGLWDKQNEEALKYAVEEEGMEVITLPKEEAEQWIELVEPIQQDFVARMNEKGLEGEKILSTVKQLAEKYNQEY, encoded by the coding sequence ATGTTGTTTGTACTGGTGCTTTTGGTTGCTGCTACCGGGTGTTCCTCAAATGATTCAACCGGCCAAAGCGGCGCTGAAACAATTGAACTGAAATTGGCCCATTTCTTCCCCAGCACCCACCCCGCGGAAACAGAACTGGTTCAACCCTGGGCGCAAGCCATCGAGGAAGCAACTAACGGTAAGGTAAAAATTACCAGCTATCCCGGTCAAACACTGCTTAAAGCAGACGCTGTTTATGACGGGGTGATGGACGGTGTGGCGGATATGGGTCTTTCCTGTTTTGCTTATACCAGGGGACAGTTCCCGGCGCTGGAAGCCTTTGAACTGCCCGGTATCACTTATAAAAATTCCAAGGTAGCCAGTAAAGTTGCCTGGGAAGGTGTGAAACAGTTAAACCCGGATGAGGTCCAAAATACAAAACTGATGATGATACTTACCACCGGCCCGGGAGACCTGTTCACAAAAGTTCCCGTACGCAATTTGGAAGATGTACAAGGACTTACTATTAGGGCTACCGGTCTCAGTGCCAACACCCTTGAGCAAATCGGGGCAACTCCAGTGGCGATGCCCCAGTCCGAAGCATACGAAGCCCTCTCCAAAGGAGTTGTGCAGGGAAATTTAGGCCCGGTGGAAGTTTTGAAGGGTTGGAAAAACGCCGAAGTTACCGATTACGTTACCAGGACACCCTTCCTTTATAATACATTGTTTTTTGTCACCATGAACCTTGACCGTTGGAATTCCTTATCTCCGGATATCCAGCAAGCCATTGAAGAAGTAAACAAAGAGTATTTTGAAAAAGTGGCTATGGGTTTATGGGATAAACAAAACGAAGAAGCATTAAAATACGCAGTTGAAGAAGAAGGCATGGAAGTAATTACACTCCCTAAAGAGGAAGCAGAACAATGGATAGAACTTGTAGAGCCCATTCAACAGGACTTCGTAGCCAGGATGAACGAAAAAGGTCTAGAGGGAGAAAAGATTTTAAGTACAGTTAAACAGCTAGCTGAAAAATACAACCAAGAATATTAA
- a CDS encoding TRAP transporter large permease encodes MSEFAVGVIGIISFFTLLALRMPIAFAMALVGFAGFSYLVSPPAAFSMLAQEIYSTFASPSLSVIAMFVWMGFLAFYSGIGTKLYVFAYKLIGHYPGGLAIATQVACGIFGAICGSNTATAATMGAIALPEMRKYKYDTSLATAGIAAGGVLGVLIPPSVILIVYGMSTEQSVGELFMAGIIPAIILMLFYMAAIYILASRNPEIAPAGPKAGWKERFTALRGGLGEVLIVFSVSIGGLFAGWFTPTEAGAVGAGGVLGVALLGRRLSWENFKSSLLDATRTSAMIMLMVAGAIVFGRFMAVSRLPFEFANWAGSLPLPPFAVMAIILFIYLILGCFIDALALILLTIPIFYPIVVTTLGYDPIWFGVIIVMVVAMGVITPPVGMNVYIIKGVAPDIPLEKIFKGIWPFLIALALCLVLLVAFPQIATFLPDLLSK; translated from the coding sequence ATGAGTGAATTTGCAGTAGGAGTTATTGGCATAATATCTTTTTTTACTCTCCTGGCTTTGCGCATGCCCATTGCTTTTGCCATGGCGCTGGTGGGTTTTGCCGGGTTCAGCTACCTGGTATCTCCCCCGGCCGCTTTTAGCATGCTCGCTCAGGAAATATATTCAACCTTTGCCTCACCTTCACTCAGCGTTATAGCCATGTTTGTCTGGATGGGTTTTTTGGCCTTTTACTCGGGCATTGGCACTAAATTATATGTCTTTGCTTACAAACTTATAGGCCACTACCCCGGGGGACTAGCCATTGCCACCCAGGTAGCATGCGGCATATTTGGAGCCATCTGCGGATCCAATACAGCTACGGCAGCCACAATGGGAGCAATTGCCCTGCCGGAAATGCGAAAATACAAATATGATACCTCACTGGCCACAGCGGGTATCGCCGCAGGGGGCGTGCTGGGAGTTTTAATTCCACCCAGCGTAATCCTCATTGTTTACGGCATGTCCACAGAACAGTCGGTAGGAGAACTTTTTATGGCCGGCATAATACCAGCCATAATCTTGATGCTCTTCTACATGGCTGCCATATACATTCTGGCATCACGCAACCCTGAAATTGCTCCCGCCGGACCAAAAGCCGGTTGGAAAGAGCGATTCACCGCTTTGCGCGGCGGATTAGGTGAAGTGCTGATTGTTTTTTCTGTTTCTATAGGAGGTCTTTTTGCAGGCTGGTTTACCCCTACCGAGGCCGGGGCTGTAGGTGCCGGCGGTGTTTTAGGGGTAGCCCTGTTGGGACGCCGCCTAAGCTGGGAAAACTTTAAAAGCTCGCTTTTAGATGCCACACGTACTTCGGCAATGATCATGCTTATGGTGGCCGGAGCAATCGTTTTTGGCCGTTTCATGGCCGTGAGTAGATTGCCTTTCGAATTTGCTAACTGGGCGGGTTCTCTGCCGCTGCCACCCTTTGCTGTAATGGCAATAATTTTATTTATATACCTAATTCTTGGCTGCTTTATCGATGCACTGGCCCTAATTCTTCTAACCATACCCATATTTTACCCTATAGTCGTTACCACTTTGGGGTACGACCCCATTTGGTTCGGGGTAATTATCGTCATGGTGGTGGCCATGGGAGTGATTACACCACCGGTGGGAATGAATGTGTATATTATTAAAGGCGTTGCACCCGACATACCATTGGAAAAAATATTTAAAGGTATTTGGCCATTCCTGATCGCGCTGGCACTTTGCCTGGTATTACTGGTAGCCTTCCCGCAAATTGCCACCTTCCTGCCCGACTTACTCTCCAAATAA
- a CDS encoding TRAP transporter small permease: MVQKAVCKFPAGFQTQSGTKQLSGFVITLSRVLDMFAGLCMVAIMTLVVSNIILRAVFNQPILGTYEYVGFLTALVIGLALANCAVQNGHIAVDFVVERFPAKAQAITDIVINSVSLGFWCLASWQLWVYAASTVDKGLVSQTTQTPLYPFIYLVSLGFFALCLVILVKLFDSIKRAVS; the protein is encoded by the coding sequence ATGGTACAAAAAGCCGTTTGCAAATTTCCGGCCGGTTTTCAGACCCAGTCCGGCACCAAACAACTTAGCGGTTTTGTTATCACACTGAGCCGGGTGCTTGATATGTTTGCCGGTCTATGCATGGTAGCCATTATGACACTAGTGGTATCAAACATAATATTACGTGCCGTCTTTAACCAGCCTATATTAGGCACGTACGAGTATGTGGGTTTTTTGACCGCCCTGGTAATCGGCCTGGCTCTGGCTAATTGTGCTGTTCAAAATGGCCATATAGCAGTTGACTTCGTGGTGGAACGTTTTCCGGCTAAAGCACAGGCAATTACTGATATTGTGATTAACAGTGTCTCGCTGGGCTTTTGGTGTCTTGCATCCTGGCAACTCTGGGTCTATGCTGCCAGTACCGTAGATAAAGGGCTGGTCTCTCAGACTACACAAACACCTCTTTATCCCTTTATATATCTGGTATCCTTGGGTTTTTTTGCACTTTGCTTGGTAATACTGGTTAAATTATTTGATTCTATTAAAAGGGCGGTCAGCTAG
- a CDS encoding H-type small acid-soluble spore protein, which produces MDLERAQQIIEAEEKIDVLLNGSPVWIESISQKDKTAKVTPLDEASAVTEVSVETLVER; this is translated from the coding sequence ATGGATCTTGAAAGAGCGCAGCAAATAATTGAGGCAGAGGAAAAAATTGATGTATTGCTAAATGGTTCTCCCGTATGGATCGAGAGTATAAGCCAGAAAGACAAGACGGCAAAGGTAACTCCGCTGGACGAAGCAAGTGCTGTCACAGAGGTTTCCGTTGAAACCTTAGTGGAAAGATAG
- a CDS encoding DUF438 domain-containing protein gives MSEYLQNQEHKQQILKGLITDLHRGRDFEEVKGEFNKLLEHVDATEIASMEQQLINEGMQPEEIKKLCDVHAAVFRDALEKNEAPELVSGHPLYSIKHENDEARKLLQEIEEQVEQLSMAQAAEQKHLLKSLQDKFKFFHKNLAKHYSKKENILFPYLEKHDITGPPSVMWSVDDEIRHMLKEFENDAAGQIKDNFVKLKEKVEEMFFKEEDILTPMLRDAVTEEEWAEIKEQELDFGVVFSEPPQGTWQPKTPGKLKWEASGGNDYIELDTGILTHEQVNTILTNLPVDITFVDENDEVCYFSDTKDRVFTRTKAIIGRKVQNCHPPESVHVVEQIVNDFKSGKHHHNEFWLELNGRFIYIQYFALRDHDGNYKGAMEVSQDITRARSLQGERRLLKYDEDKQAEVH, from the coding sequence ATGAGTGAATATCTTCAAAACCAGGAACATAAGCAGCAAATCTTAAAAGGATTAATTACAGATTTACACAGGGGTAGGGACTTTGAAGAGGTTAAGGGCGAGTTTAATAAACTTTTAGAACACGTAGATGCCACAGAAATAGCAAGTATGGAACAGCAGCTAATCAATGAAGGGATGCAGCCCGAGGAAATTAAAAAGCTGTGTGACGTACACGCGGCTGTATTTAGAGATGCCCTGGAGAAAAATGAAGCGCCCGAGTTAGTGTCCGGACATCCTCTATATTCAATTAAACATGAAAATGATGAGGCCAGGAAGTTGCTGCAGGAAATAGAGGAGCAGGTTGAACAGTTGTCAATGGCACAAGCCGCAGAACAAAAACATCTTTTAAAGTCACTACAGGACAAGTTTAAGTTTTTCCATAAGAATCTGGCCAAGCATTATAGCAAAAAGGAAAATATACTATTTCCTTACCTTGAAAAGCATGACATTACAGGGCCGCCATCAGTAATGTGGTCGGTGGACGATGAAATACGCCACATGCTAAAAGAATTTGAAAATGATGCCGCCGGCCAAATTAAGGATAACTTTGTTAAATTAAAGGAAAAAGTTGAGGAAATGTTTTTTAAGGAAGAAGATATTTTAACTCCTATGCTTAGAGATGCAGTAACGGAAGAGGAATGGGCAGAGATAAAAGAGCAGGAGCTGGACTTCGGGGTGGTATTCTCCGAACCGCCGCAGGGTACCTGGCAGCCAAAGACACCGGGCAAACTTAAATGGGAAGCATCAGGGGGTAATGATTACATTGAACTTGATACAGGTATATTAACACATGAACAGGTAAATACAATTTTAACCAACCTACCGGTGGATATAACCTTTGTCGATGAAAACGATGAGGTTTGTTATTTTTCAGACACAAAGGATAGAGTGTTTACCAGAACAAAAGCTATCATAGGGCGTAAAGTGCAAAACTGTCATCCCCCGGAAAGCGTTCATGTTGTAGAACAGATTGTCAATGATTTTAAGAGCGGTAAACACCACCATAATGAATTCTGGCTTGAACTTAACGGCCGCTTTATATATATCCAATACTTTGCCCTGCGGGACCATGATGGTAATTATAAGGGGGCTATGGAGGTTAGCCAGGATATAACAAGGGCCAGGAGTTTGCAGGGGGAACGAAGGCTTTTGAAATATGACGAGGATAAGCAGGCGGAAGTGCATTAG
- a CDS encoding glycosyltransferase family 4 protein → MSLKIVTFTDSYLPYNSGVVHSIETLMEELSSWGHKILVCAPRYPNCIENSNIFRITSVPSPTDRDYYLALPFSGRVNAILKTINPDIIHVHHPFGLGWMGKKIARRLGIPVVYTCHTFYEFYNHYVPINASLANLIIRKVYKNFCNQCDTVIAPTAITRDYLRHLGVITPVSVIPTGIKTEKFIFGEKGWLRKRYGIAPEEKILLCVGRLGKEKNMSFIIECFAAVNKEFPETKLVMVGKGPQKDELECLAQDLGVREKVIFTGLLSKEEVIKCYRDSHLFVFASVSETQGLVVSEAKSAGLPIIAVKANGVSEMVHDGVDGFLTKPSQEAFLEKIMLLLENDDLRQQMSRKARENSKMLSSKNYAYKVLKVYLALVDGTKTGTAQSN, encoded by the coding sequence ATGAGTTTAAAGATAGTAACTTTTACTGACAGTTATTTACCGTATAACAGTGGGGTTGTACACTCTATTGAAACTCTCATGGAAGAATTATCTTCCTGGGGGCACAAAATTTTGGTTTGTGCCCCCAGGTACCCTAATTGCATTGAAAACTCTAATATTTTCCGCATCACCTCGGTGCCTTCCCCGACCGACCGCGACTATTATTTAGCCCTTCCATTCTCAGGACGTGTAAACGCTATATTAAAGACAATAAATCCGGACATTATCCATGTCCATCACCCCTTTGGCTTAGGGTGGATGGGCAAGAAAATTGCCCGGCGCCTAGGTATCCCCGTGGTTTATACCTGCCATACTTTTTATGAATTCTATAACCATTATGTACCCATAAATGCTTCCCTTGCCAATTTAATAATTAGGAAAGTTTATAAGAATTTCTGCAACCAGTGTGATACAGTAATAGCCCCCACAGCAATCACCCGTGATTACTTAAGACATTTAGGTGTTATAACACCCGTTAGTGTAATTCCCACCGGTATAAAAACTGAAAAGTTCATATTCGGCGAAAAAGGGTGGCTGCGAAAAAGATACGGTATAGCTCCGGAAGAAAAAATATTACTCTGTGTAGGAAGGCTCGGGAAAGAAAAAAATATGAGCTTTATCATTGAATGTTTTGCCGCTGTCAATAAAGAATTCCCGGAAACAAAATTAGTTATGGTCGGCAAGGGACCCCAAAAGGATGAATTGGAATGTTTGGCCCAGGATTTAGGCGTAAGGGAAAAAGTCATTTTTACCGGCCTTTTATCCAAAGAAGAGGTTATAAAGTGCTACCGTGACTCCCACCTTTTTGTATTCGCATCAGTATCGGAAACACAGGGACTGGTAGTATCCGAAGCAAAATCGGCCGGGCTACCGATTATCGCAGTGAAAGCAAACGGAGTGTCAGAGATGGTTCACGATGGGGTTGATGGCTTTTTAACTAAGCCGTCGCAGGAAGCGTTCCTGGAAAAAATAATGCTGCTGCTAGAGAATGATGACTTAAGGCAGCAAATGTCCAGAAAAGCCCGTGAAAATTCAAAAATGTTATCCTCTAAAAACTACGCTTATAAAGTGTTAAAAGTATATTTAGCTTTAGTCGATGGTACAAAGACAGGTACTGCCCAGTCAAATTAA
- a CDS encoding tripartite tricarboxylate transporter TctB family protein, whose product MLMLNKDIISAAIILIISGIFWSEGSGLSEMGGFFPRIIIIVLALFSGIQLIQSLIKKNIEPAFAGVEAKRLIPMIIGVIGYVGAIILIGFALASLLFLAVFFKLLDNTKKVSPVKSVVIASLITAVFYGVFNYAFLVPLPVGIVFGG is encoded by the coding sequence ATGCTAATGCTTAATAAAGACATTATATCAGCAGCAATTATCTTGATCATCAGTGGGATATTTTGGAGTGAAGGGTCCGGGCTCAGTGAAATGGGTGGCTTTTTCCCCAGAATAATCATAATTGTTCTCGCACTTTTTAGCGGTATCCAATTAATTCAAAGCTTAATCAAGAAAAACATTGAACCGGCCTTCGCCGGCGTAGAAGCAAAAAGGCTAATACCGATGATAATAGGTGTAATAGGCTACGTTGGCGCCATTATCCTCATCGGCTTTGCTTTAGCCAGCCTGTTATTCCTGGCTGTATTCTTTAAACTTTTAGATAACACAAAAAAGGTATCTCCTGTAAAGTCGGTGGTCATTGCTTCACTGATAACCGCAGTTTTCTACGGTGTCTTCAACTATGCATTTTTAGTACCTCTTCCCGTTGGCATTGTTTTTGGCGGGTAG
- the spoIIR gene encoding stage II sporulation protein R, giving the protein MHKKLKYTLILASLAIAGLWAGWQLEDEQSVLAYNKDNLIRFHVIANSNTAEDQALKYQVRDVIIKAMSERFEKVKNVDRAREITKESLGDIEGLATDYVRSAGYNYPIKVSLGDYPFPAKSYNLGRSEGETEYLTLPADTYEAVRVVIGEGNGANWWCILFPPLCFVDFTKSEVPPAMTKSISATSKPDAKKIDNQNSSDQQSGHKDIMESDAGDDDTVQAFKLSGIDEMDFQKDFAVDKQVTKSGVELRFRCVEVYQNTVTWFSKMVGNDKA; this is encoded by the coding sequence GTGCATAAAAAATTGAAATATACCTTGATACTTGCTTCTCTGGCTATTGCCGGCTTGTGGGCAGGCTGGCAACTGGAAGATGAGCAATCAGTGTTGGCGTATAACAAGGACAATTTAATAAGATTTCATGTTATAGCCAATAGTAACACGGCAGAAGATCAAGCTCTAAAATACCAGGTCCGGGATGTTATTATAAAAGCCATGTCCGAGAGGTTCGAAAAAGTTAAGAACGTTGACAGGGCCAGAGAAATAACTAAGGAAAGTTTAGGTGATATAGAAGGTCTGGCCACTGATTATGTTAGGAGTGCAGGCTATAATTATCCCATCAAGGTATCCCTGGGGGATTATCCTTTCCCGGCGAAATCTTACAATCTTGGGCGCTCTGAGGGAGAAACTGAGTACCTCACTTTACCGGCGGATACATATGAGGCGGTAAGGGTGGTGATTGGAGAAGGAAACGGTGCCAACTGGTGGTGCATACTCTTCCCTCCCCTTTGCTTTGTTGATTTTACCAAGTCCGAAGTACCACCGGCAATGACTAAATCTATTTCCGCAACTTCTAAGCCCGATGCTAAAAAGATTGATAATCAAAACAGTAGTGACCAGCAATCAGGGCACAAGGACATAATGGAAAGTGATGCAGGTGATGACGACACTGTGCAGGCTTTTAAGCTTTCCGGTATCGATGAAATGGATTTTCAGAAGGATTTTGCAGTGGATAAGCAGGTAACGAAATCTGGTGTGGAGCTCCGGTTTAGATGTGTAGAGGTGTACCAAAATACGGTTACTTGGTTTTCTAAAATGGTAGGTAATGATAAGGCATAA